A genomic window from Lotus japonicus ecotype B-129 chromosome 1, LjGifu_v1.2 includes:
- the LOC130728216 gene encoding uncharacterized protein LOC130728216, with protein MALQCAKKEAYFVHRHRKDPIGDNDDIHSENKRLKGKIMDIEDRLLTLEQQVATLKRLHKVVDDLAAKKEPDFGFYLCKDPVDDIRSENKRMMEKMVELSDRLLVLEHEFPLLEKLWCKEVV; from the exons ATGGCGCTTCAATGTGCGAAGAAGGAGGCTTACTTTGTTCACCGGCACCGCAAAGATCCCATTGGTGATAATGATGATATTCATAGTGAAAATAAACGCTTGAAGGGGAAGATAATGGATATTGAAGATAGGCTGTTGACACTTGAACAACAGGTTGCCACATTGAAGCGGTTGCATAAG GTAGTTGATGACCTAGCTGCTAAGAAGGAGCCTGACTTTGGTTTCTATCTCTGCAAAGATCCCGTTGATGATATTCGGAGTGAAAATAAGCGCATGATGGAGAAGATGGTGGAACTTAGTGATAGACTGTTGGTACTCGAGCATGAATTTCCCCTATTGGAGAAGCTGTGGTGTAAG GAAGTTGTTTAG
- the LOC130714360 gene encoding uncharacterized protein LOC130714360: MGGSCENYSSCSASERRTTKRLCDCGVESPLVTTWNGGGNHGRAFYGCGLYKAYGKRCCSYFRWYDEDGYGRDNRGREQKIIAATARKIQEKTKTEKDLKIALVICVFVIILLCFTYAIK, translated from the exons ATGGGTGGTAGCTGCGAAAACTACAGTTCGTGTTCAGCGTCTGAGAGGAGAACGACAAAGAGATTGTGTGATTGTGGAGTGGAATCTCCACTTGTTACAACATGGAATGGAGGAGGCAACCATGGCAGGGCGTTTTATGGGTGTGGGTTGTACAAG GCATATGGGAAGAGATGTTGCTCCTATTTTAGATGGTATGATGAAGATGGCTATGGAAGGGACAACAGAGGTCGGGAGCAGAAGATAATTGCAGCAACGGCAAGGAAAATACAGGAGAAGACTAAGACTGAAAAAGACTTGAAGATTGCTTTGGTCATTTGTGTGTTTGTCATAATTTTGTTGTGTTTCACTTATGCCATTAAGTGA